The genomic segment GATCCGCTCTGTCGTGACTGCGACATTCTGCCGGTTTGCCTGGGGGGCTGCCCATCCAATCGCGCCGACCGCGGCCTGACCGGCGAGCAGGCCTGCCAGAGCTGGAAACACAATCTTTCTCCGATGCTGGAAATTATTGCGCGCTCGCGAAGCCAGCGGGCGGCATCTACACCCAAGGAGCAATCATGACCGACTTCAAGTTCTATCCACGTTCCGTAGTCTGGGAGACTACTTTTGCCTGCAACATGCGGTGTCTGCACTGCGGCACCGCTGCCGGCAAGAAACGGCCCGACGAACTGACCACCGCCGAAGCCCTGAACATGATCGACGAGCTGGCAGCGCTGGGAGCCGAAGACATCACGCTCTCCGGCGGCGAACCGCTCCTTCGGGATGACTGGCTGATCCTGGCCAAGCGAATCCGCGAGCGCGGCATGAAAGCCCTGATGATATCGAACGGCCTGGCCTTCTCCGATCAGGTGGTGCAGGATATCATGAGTGTGCCGTTGAACAAGGTCGGAGTGAGCTTTGACGGTACCGAGACGACGCACAACTACATCCGCCAGCGCGACGACAGTTTCAGCGGCGCGTTGAACGCCATGCGCCTGATGCGTAAGCACGGTTTCCGCCAGTTCTGCGCCGTGAGCCAGATCTCGAATATCAATATTGACGAGATGGATGCCATCCGCCGCATCCTGATCGATGTCGGCTGTCCTCAATGGCGAGTCCAGCTCTGCACCTCGACCGGCCGCATGCGGGACAACCGTGACTTGATCCTCTCGCTCGACAATTATCCGCGCCTGATTGACAAGCTGATTAAACTGCAGGAACATGATGACGAAATCGTCATTGATGTCGGTGAGAACATTGGCTACTACGGTCAGGCCGGCAATCAACTGCGCCAGGGCAACCCGTACTGGGGCTGCTATGCGGGCACCCGGATTCTCGGTATCGAATCCAACGGCGCCATCAAGGGATGTCTGTCGATGCCGGAGGAATTTGTCGAGGGCAACCTCCGCGAGAAGTCGCTGGCCGAAATCTGGAATAACCCGGACGGCTTTGCTTACAACCGCCAGTTTACGCGCGACACGGCGAGCGGCGAGTGCCATGACTGCCGGTACCTGCCGCTGTGCCGCGGCGGTTGTGCGACAACCTCGGTCTCGGCCACCGGCTGCCGCGCCGACAATCCCTACTGCATTTACCGAATGGAGCAGCAGCAAGGATTCGCAACGCCGCCGGACAGCGAGTATGTGGCCGCATTGCTGGCCAAATTCCCGCCGGTGGCGAAGGAAAGCCGGTAGTTTCGAGGCGCCGGAA from the Candidatus Zixiibacteriota bacterium genome contains:
- a CDS encoding radical SAM protein; translated protein: MTDFKFYPRSVVWETTFACNMRCLHCGTAAGKKRPDELTTAEALNMIDELAALGAEDITLSGGEPLLRDDWLILAKRIRERGMKALMISNGLAFSDQVVQDIMSVPLNKVGVSFDGTETTHNYIRQRDDSFSGALNAMRLMRKHGFRQFCAVSQISNINIDEMDAIRRILIDVGCPQWRVQLCTSTGRMRDNRDLILSLDNYPRLIDKLIKLQEHDDEIVIDVGENIGYYGQAGNQLRQGNPYWGCYAGTRILGIESNGAIKGCLSMPEEFVEGNLREKSLAEIWNNPDGFAYNRQFTRDTASGECHDCRYLPLCRGGCATTSVSATGCRADNPYCIYRMEQQQGFATPPDSEYVAALLAKFPPVAKESR